In Halomarina salina, one DNA window encodes the following:
- a CDS encoding tyrosine-type recombinase/integrase: MSISVPQSTLDELNTRQALDYEEHFDSWVQWALTFGKHPERVEGLSEQTMDVRAYRVDKFYRWVWADEGYTTSVSHEHADAYLKHLAYGDYSGDHRANTQKALRTLYKWRTHEHDWSPWEPSLTFTNPNQTSTPREFLTREERPRIRDAALDYGSIPHYNSVSPNERDRWNAYLAQRYGKTKGSVTRDDWRRANGWKIPSLVSVSLDAGLRPIEVERARTGWVDLDNRVLRIPKDQASKSQDNWVVGLQSRTVEMLRRWLEQRPLVDLYEDTDALWLTREGNAYGSHALSYLLDELCDIAGISTENRQLSWYAIRHSVGTYMAREAGLAAAQMQLRHKSEQTTMKYDQAPVEDRQDALERMG, encoded by the coding sequence ATGAGCATCAGCGTCCCACAATCGACGCTCGATGAGCTCAACACGCGACAGGCGCTCGACTACGAGGAGCACTTCGACAGCTGGGTGCAGTGGGCGCTCACCTTCGGCAAGCATCCAGAGCGTGTCGAAGGACTGAGTGAGCAGACGATGGACGTCCGCGCCTACCGCGTCGACAAGTTCTATCGGTGGGTGTGGGCCGACGAAGGCTACACCACCTCAGTGTCGCACGAGCATGCCGACGCGTACCTGAAGCACCTGGCCTATGGTGACTACTCAGGCGATCACAGAGCGAACACTCAGAAGGCGCTGCGCACTCTCTACAAGTGGCGCACTCACGAGCACGACTGGTCGCCGTGGGAGCCGTCACTGACGTTCACCAACCCGAACCAGACGTCGACACCCAGAGAGTTCCTGACGCGCGAGGAGCGCCCTCGGATTCGAGACGCGGCACTCGACTACGGCAGCATCCCTCACTACAACAGCGTCTCACCGAACGAGCGCGACAGATGGAACGCCTACCTCGCGCAACGCTACGGCAAGACGAAGGGGTCAGTGACCCGTGACGACTGGCGACGTGCGAACGGGTGGAAGATCCCATCACTCGTCTCCGTGTCACTCGATGCAGGTCTACGCCCCATCGAGGTGGAGCGAGCACGGACCGGGTGGGTCGACCTCGACAATCGAGTGCTGCGCATCCCTAAAGACCAGGCGTCGAAGTCACAGGACAACTGGGTCGTGGGGCTTCAGTCGCGCACCGTCGAGATGCTGCGTCGCTGGCTCGAACAGCGTCCACTCGTCGACCTCTATGAGGACACCGATGCACTCTGGCTGACTCGTGAGGGCAACGCCTACGGCTCTCATGCCCTGTCGTACCTGCTCGACGAACTCTGCGACATCGCCGGCATCTCCACTGAGAATCGGCAACTGTCGTGGTACGCGATACGTCATTCCGTAGGTACGTACATGGCACGCGAAGCCGGACTTGCTGCTGCACAGATGCAACTGCGCCACAAGTCGGAGCAGACGACGATGAAGTACGACCAAGCGCCGGTCGAGGACCGTCAGGACGCACTGGAGCGCATGGGATGA
- a CDS encoding single-stranded DNA binding protein has product MGAIEDVYADLDTDVSEEEFREAVEQKVEQMDGLADEETAAMLIAHELTDEEINGIADIDAGMEEVKFLAKVVSVGDIRTFERDDGEGQVLNLDVADETGHVRVALWDQDAAAAEEELAAGDVLRIKGRPKEGYSGLEVSASRVEGDQDADIDVDLAEDGTIASLSLGQSDVNVRGKVLGVEPVRTFDRNDGSEGKVSNLVLGDETGRVRVTMWDEQADTVETLSEGISVEIVDGYVRDRDGTLELHVGSRGAIEETNEEVSYVPETTAITDLEMGDIVDIAGVIRSADPKRTFDRDDGSEGQVRNVRVQDKSGDIRVAMWGEKADADIGPGDEVLFADVEVKDGWQDDLEASAGWRSTVSVLEDGATDAGDVDAAAESATASQSGGGGGQQSTGLSAFASDDGDGSDDDATDQGSTEETSADGTNGDTADDGPTEFTGTVVQTGDPVMLDDGSETLTVDTDADVRLGQEVTVRGRLVDGRLDADDVF; this is encoded by the coding sequence ATGGGAGCAATCGAGGATGTCTACGCGGACCTCGACACCGACGTCTCGGAGGAGGAGTTCCGCGAGGCGGTCGAGCAGAAGGTCGAGCAGATGGACGGACTCGCGGACGAGGAGACGGCGGCGATGCTCATCGCCCACGAACTGACCGACGAGGAGATCAACGGCATCGCCGACATCGACGCCGGGATGGAGGAGGTGAAGTTCCTCGCGAAGGTCGTCAGCGTCGGCGACATCCGGACGTTCGAACGCGACGACGGCGAGGGACAGGTCCTCAATCTCGACGTCGCCGACGAGACGGGGCACGTGCGGGTCGCGCTCTGGGACCAGGACGCCGCGGCCGCCGAGGAGGAACTGGCCGCGGGCGACGTCCTGCGCATCAAGGGGCGACCGAAGGAGGGGTACAGCGGCCTCGAGGTCTCGGCGAGTCGCGTCGAGGGCGACCAGGACGCCGACATCGACGTGGACCTCGCCGAGGACGGCACCATCGCGTCGCTGTCGCTGGGCCAGAGCGACGTCAACGTCCGCGGGAAGGTGCTCGGCGTCGAACCGGTCCGGACGTTCGACCGCAACGACGGCTCGGAGGGGAAGGTCTCGAACCTCGTCCTCGGCGACGAGACGGGCCGCGTCCGGGTGACGATGTGGGACGAACAGGCCGACACGGTCGAGACGCTCTCGGAGGGTATCTCGGTCGAGATCGTCGACGGCTACGTCCGGGACCGCGACGGCACGCTCGAACTCCACGTCGGCTCTCGGGGCGCTATCGAGGAGACGAACGAGGAGGTGAGCTACGTCCCGGAGACGACGGCCATCACCGACCTGGAGATGGGCGATATCGTCGACATCGCGGGGGTCATCCGCTCTGCGGACCCCAAACGCACCTTCGACCGCGACGACGGGTCGGAGGGGCAGGTTCGGAACGTCCGCGTGCAGGACAAGAGCGGCGACATCCGCGTCGCGATGTGGGGCGAGAAGGCCGACGCCGACATCGGGCCGGGCGACGAGGTGCTGTTCGCCGACGTGGAGGTCAAGGACGGGTGGCAGGACGACCTCGAAGCCTCGGCCGGGTGGCGCTCGACCGTCTCCGTCCTCGAAGACGGCGCGACCGACGCGGGCGACGTCGACGCGGCCGCCGAGTCAGCGACCGCGAGCCAGTCCGGCGGTGGCGGCGGTCAGCAGTCGACCGGACTCTCGGCGTTCGCGTCCGACGACGGCGACGGGAGCGACGACGATGCGACCGACCAGGGCAGCACGGAGGAGACGAGCGCGGACGGGACGAACGGCGACACTGCCGACGACGGCCCCACCGAGTTCACCGGGACGGTCGTCCAGACGGGCGACCCCGTGATGCTCGACGACGGCTCCGAGACGCTCACCGTCGACACCGACGCGGACGTGCGACTCGGGCAGGAGGTCACGGTCCGCGGCCGACTCGTCGACGGCCGACTCGACGCGGACGACGTGTTCTGA
- a CDS encoding phosphotransferase family protein, which translates to MDADDADHSDGQGGRNGRADRFDVDGQADVADPIATALDAAFPHRAVTDLTGTGPSWNELNETVGVAFADDERAYCKIATDGDGTRIRRERAVVDYVGANGDVPVPTVLASDPDARVPYLATAPVDGPNLLDEWDGADVTGRAALARRVGASLARLHRLRFDVPGHVVGGDADALDLDTASWTDVLLDWVEWYRGYSPSDRFDHHFDAVLDAVESNRGLLDDAPAALLHCDTAKPNCFVGDDAVGFLDWEIALVGDPVWDLHRGRCYLDGVRVTGPEAIVDGFFEGYRETADGLPAGYDERVPVYRPVWLLSWSGFFDNYLQFVEESPEELAEWVEREMDRRLGAIA; encoded by the coding sequence ATGGACGCGGACGACGCGGACCACTCCGACGGTCAGGGGGGCAGGAACGGACGGGCCGACCGGTTCGACGTGGACGGCCAGGCCGACGTGGCCGACCCAATCGCCACGGCCCTCGACGCAGCGTTCCCCCACCGAGCGGTCACGGACCTGACCGGCACCGGCCCCTCGTGGAACGAACTGAACGAGACGGTCGGCGTCGCGTTCGCCGACGACGAGCGCGCGTACTGCAAGATAGCGACCGACGGCGACGGCACCCGAATCCGACGTGAACGGGCCGTCGTCGACTACGTCGGCGCGAACGGCGACGTGCCCGTCCCGACCGTCCTCGCCAGCGACCCCGACGCGCGGGTCCCGTACCTCGCCACCGCTCCCGTCGACGGACCGAACCTGCTGGACGAGTGGGACGGCGCCGACGTGACCGGACGGGCGGCGCTCGCTCGACGGGTCGGGGCCTCGCTGGCACGCCTCCACCGACTGCGGTTCGACGTGCCGGGGCACGTCGTCGGCGGCGACGCGGACGCCCTCGACCTCGACACCGCCTCGTGGACCGACGTGCTACTCGACTGGGTCGAGTGGTACCGCGGCTACAGCCCGTCCGACCGGTTCGACCACCACTTCGACGCGGTCCTCGACGCCGTCGAGTCGAACCGGGGCCTGCTCGACGACGCCCCGGCGGCGCTCCTCCACTGCGACACCGCGAAACCCAACTGCTTCGTCGGGGACGACGCCGTGGGCTTCCTCGACTGGGAGATCGCCCTCGTCGGCGACCCCGTCTGGGACCTCCACCGGGGCCGCTGCTACCTCGACGGCGTCCGCGTCACCGGTCCCGAGGCGATCGTCGACGGCTTCTTCGAGGGGTACCGCGAGACGGCCGACGGCCTCCCCGCGGGCTACGACGAGCGGGTGCCGGTCTATCGGCCGGTCTGGCTACTCAGCTGGTCCGGGTTCTTCGACAACTACCTGCAGTTCGTCGAGGAGTCCCCCGAGGAACTCGCCGAGTGGGTCGAGCGCGAGATGGACCGGCGGCTCGGCGCGATAGCGTAG
- a CDS encoding histone, producing MSVELPFAPVDGIIRRNAGELRVSADAAEQLARRIQERGAALATEAAEHATADGRKTLMAADFGVADTQDDPDLPIAPVDRIARLDIDDRYRVSMDARVALAGILEAYAEDVAAAAVVLARHADRRTVIADDVETYFELDAYFPPG from the coding sequence ATGAGCGTCGAGCTTCCGTTCGCGCCGGTCGACGGTATCATCCGGCGGAACGCGGGGGAACTCCGGGTGAGCGCCGACGCCGCCGAACAGCTCGCGCGACGCATCCAGGAGCGTGGGGCGGCCCTCGCCACCGAGGCGGCGGAGCACGCGACCGCCGACGGCCGCAAGACGCTGATGGCCGCCGACTTCGGCGTGGCCGACACCCAGGACGACCCAGACCTGCCTATCGCTCCCGTCGACCGCATCGCTCGCCTCGACATCGACGACCGGTACCGCGTCTCGATGGACGCCCGCGTCGCACTGGCTGGCATCCTCGAAGCGTACGCCGAGGACGTGGCGGCGGCCGCCGTCGTCCTCGCGCGGCACGCCGACCGTCGGACGGTCATCGCCGACGACGTCGAGACGTACTTCGAACTCGACGCGTACTTCCCACCCGGATGA
- a CDS encoding histone deacetylase family protein, with translation MRYAYREVCLDHDTGPRHPERPDRLRAIRRALARHHGVEFTSPDDATVEAVQAVHDADYVESVREFCADGGGSWDADTVAVEATWDAALASAGGACWAAEEALDGADGNDTPFSLGRPPGHHAVYDDAMGFCFFNNAAVAAQAALDGGADGVAILDWDVHHGNGTQDIFYDRGDVFYASLHEQGLYPGTGEIDETGEGDGEQATMNLAYPAGSGDAEYADALDRAVFPVIERRDPDLFLVSAGFDAHERDPISRMRVSTEGYGLLAQQCRDFAAENDIALGYVLEGGYGLECLAESISTIQEVYMGKEPVHPDSDPNDGAQSIVDDLRDEFDL, from the coding sequence ATGAGGTACGCCTACCGGGAGGTCTGCCTCGACCACGACACCGGCCCACGCCACCCCGAGCGGCCGGACCGACTGCGCGCCATCCGCCGGGCGCTCGCGCGCCACCACGGCGTCGAGTTCACCTCCCCCGACGACGCCACCGTCGAGGCCGTCCAGGCCGTCCACGACGCCGACTACGTCGAGTCCGTCCGCGAGTTCTGCGCCGACGGCGGCGGGTCGTGGGACGCCGACACCGTCGCCGTCGAGGCGACGTGGGACGCCGCCCTCGCCAGCGCCGGCGGGGCGTGCTGGGCCGCCGAGGAGGCGCTCGACGGCGCGGACGGCAACGACACGCCGTTCTCGCTCGGGCGGCCCCCTGGCCACCATGCCGTCTACGACGACGCGATGGGGTTCTGTTTCTTCAACAACGCCGCCGTCGCGGCACAGGCCGCCCTCGACGGGGGCGCAGACGGCGTCGCCATCCTCGACTGGGACGTCCACCACGGCAACGGAACGCAGGACATCTTCTACGACCGCGGCGACGTGTTCTACGCCTCGCTCCACGAGCAGGGACTGTACCCCGGCACCGGCGAGATCGACGAGACGGGCGAGGGCGACGGCGAGCAGGCCACGATGAACCTCGCCTACCCGGCGGGCAGCGGCGACGCGGAGTACGCCGACGCGCTGGACCGCGCCGTCTTCCCCGTCATCGAGCGCCGGGACCCGGACCTGTTCCTCGTGAGCGCCGGGTTCGACGCCCACGAGCGCGACCCCATCTCACGGATGCGCGTCTCGACGGAGGGCTACGGCCTGCTCGCTCAGCAGTGTCGGGACTTCGCGGCCGAGAACGACATCGCGCTGGGCTACGTCCTCGAAGGCGGCTACGGACTGGAGTGTCTCGCCGAGAGCATCTCGACCATCCAGGAGGTGTACATGGGCAAGGAGCCAGTCCACCCCGACTCGGACCCGAACGACGGTGCGCAGTCCATCGTCGACGACCTCAGAGACGAGTTCGACCTCTGA
- the cca gene encoding CCA tRNA nucleotidyltransferase, with product MDEFERVVATVGERVTPDAAERERLAATADRVVSRAEAAIADLTVEADVVQVGSTARGTWLAGDRDIDVFVRFPPDLPRDDLESYGLQVGRAAVPDGREEYAEHPYIKGEVDGFEVDCVPCYRVPTAPDIQSAVDRTPFHNRYLLERIDAGLASEVRLAKAFLKGIGAYGSDLRTKGFSGYLTELLVLEYGDFRALLDAAADWHPPVVLDPEDHATREHGDPLVVVDPTDPERNVAAVCSPTNVARLTHYARQFLDAPDESFFEPRDPDPLSGDAMRDHLDRRGTTPVAVRFDAPDVVEDQLYPQLEKSLSGVVGGLDRNGFDVLRAEAWAEAHSSSGADDDVDAAPGDDADDGPADATWGDAVLFCECEVVERPAIERHRGPPVSVGDHATGFYDAYSEDDVYGPFLDGDRYVVERERPYHTASDLLDDGLFEVSLGVHVERSLRDGYDVLVGGECVELTGSFGEQLARYFDPRP from the coding sequence ATGGACGAGTTCGAACGCGTCGTCGCGACGGTCGGCGAGCGCGTCACGCCCGACGCCGCCGAGCGTGAGCGCCTCGCGGCGACCGCCGACCGCGTCGTCTCGCGCGCCGAGGCGGCCATCGCGGACCTGACGGTCGAGGCCGACGTGGTGCAGGTCGGCTCGACGGCTCGCGGGACGTGGCTCGCTGGCGACCGGGACATCGACGTGTTCGTCCGCTTCCCGCCGGACCTCCCGCGCGACGACCTCGAATCGTACGGCCTGCAGGTGGGTCGCGCGGCGGTCCCCGACGGCCGCGAGGAGTACGCCGAGCACCCCTACATCAAGGGCGAGGTCGACGGCTTCGAGGTGGACTGCGTCCCCTGCTACCGGGTTCCGACCGCGCCGGACATCCAGTCGGCGGTCGACCGGACGCCGTTCCACAACCGGTACCTCCTGGAGCGCATCGACGCGGGCCTCGCGAGCGAGGTCCGCCTCGCCAAGGCGTTCCTGAAGGGTATCGGCGCGTACGGCAGCGACCTCCGGACGAAGGGGTTCTCGGGCTACCTCACCGAACTGCTGGTGCTCGAATACGGCGATTTCCGCGCGCTCCTCGACGCGGCCGCAGACTGGCACCCGCCCGTCGTACTGGACCCGGAGGACCACGCGACCCGCGAGCACGGTGACCCGCTGGTCGTCGTCGACCCGACCGACCCCGAGCGGAACGTCGCCGCGGTCTGCTCGCCGACGAACGTCGCCCGCCTCACCCACTACGCCCGGCAGTTCCTCGACGCGCCCGACGAGTCGTTCTTCGAACCGCGCGACCCCGACCCGCTCTCGGGAGACGCGATGCGCGACCACCTCGACCGTCGGGGGACGACGCCGGTGGCGGTCCGGTTCGATGCCCCCGACGTCGTCGAGGACCAGCTCTACCCGCAACTGGAGAAGTCGCTGTCCGGCGTCGTCGGCGGACTCGACCGCAACGGGTTCGACGTGCTCCGGGCCGAAGCGTGGGCAGAGGCACATTCGTCTTCAGGTGCGGACGACGACGTGGACGCCGCGCCGGGCGACGACGCCGACGACGGACCGGCCGACGCGACGTGGGGTGACGCCGTCCTCTTCTGCGAGTGCGAGGTGGTCGAACGGCCCGCCATCGAACGCCACCGCGGCCCGCCGGTCTCCGTCGGCGACCACGCGACCGGGTTCTACGACGCCTACAGCGAGGACGACGTCTACGGTCCGTTCCTCGACGGCGACCGGTACGTCGTCGAGCGCGAGCGACCGTACCACACTGCCAGCGACCTGCTCGACGACGGGCTGTTCGAGGTGTCCCTCGGCGTCCACGTCGAGCGGTCGCTGCGCGACGGCTACGACGTGCTCGTCGGCGGGGAGTGCGTCGAACTGACCGGGTCGTTCGGCGAGCAACTGGCGCGGTACTTCGACCCGCGACCCTGA
- a CDS encoding E3 ubiquitin ligase family protein: MTPLSLFGGIALLLGGGVAGLFGWRRRGHQQLVAETPTTDVRTIADPGVVELVGTVEPAPDAGPGTFSSPIGQRDCVVAGWEAEEWSERGDHSNWWTLGDGVRSVPFYLDDGTDRVLVEPGRHSDPSSKLTEKLGDLGDFDASVSVDNVVVDFHTLPVVQRVGAESETPAHIRRFVDGERAVGRQTGSVTNLVDIGNAHGDRRYYENTIAPGEEVYLLGYVRARDASDRDGNVCLRPETALVTPPREDEDGAFILSARGEDALLRGDRVATAALAGGVLAVLVGFSLLAGVVVPGV; the protein is encoded by the coding sequence ATGACCCCGCTCTCGCTGTTCGGTGGTATCGCCCTCCTCCTCGGCGGTGGCGTGGCCGGCCTGTTCGGCTGGCGACGCCGCGGTCACCAGCAACTCGTCGCCGAGACGCCCACGACCGACGTCCGCACCATCGCAGACCCGGGCGTCGTCGAACTCGTCGGGACCGTCGAACCCGCTCCCGACGCCGGTCCGGGGACGTTCAGTTCCCCGATTGGCCAGCGCGACTGCGTCGTCGCCGGGTGGGAGGCAGAGGAGTGGAGCGAACGCGGCGACCACAGCAACTGGTGGACCCTCGGCGACGGCGTCCGGTCGGTGCCGTTCTACCTCGACGACGGAACCGACCGCGTCCTCGTCGAGCCAGGTCGTCACTCCGACCCGTCGAGCAAGCTCACGGAGAAACTCGGCGACCTCGGGGACTTCGACGCGAGCGTCTCCGTCGACAACGTCGTCGTGGACTTCCACACCCTCCCGGTCGTCCAGCGGGTCGGAGCGGAGTCCGAGACGCCCGCGCACATCCGCCGGTTCGTCGACGGCGAACGCGCCGTCGGGAGGCAGACCGGCTCCGTCACTAACCTCGTCGACATCGGGAACGCACACGGCGACCGACGCTACTACGAGAACACCATCGCCCCCGGCGAGGAGGTGTACCTGCTCGGCTACGTCCGTGCCCGCGACGCCAGCGACCGGGACGGGAACGTCTGCCTCCGACCCGAGACGGCCCTCGTCACCCCACCGCGCGAGGACGAGGACGGCGCGTTCATCCTCTCGGCGCGCGGCGAGGACGCGCTGCTCCGTGGCGACAGAGTGGCGACTGCGGCGCTGGCCGGGGGTGTACTGGCGGTGCTCGTCGGCTTCTCGTTGCTGGCCGGCGTCGTGGTGCCGGGAGTCTGA
- a CDS encoding PrsW family glutamic-type intramembrane protease: MRGKVALDTVPTASTFSSLLQTILNDTYVRLLQAGLRYPLRSQSMGNFLLGGFLLFPMVITAVPVLGYLIEGVQRTVFEGAVRADEPGEASAVESRREVDPPFPPASHPREWLRLGVVGLKGVVISAVCIVWPFAVVSSTVAGPLESSLVGTVESGVAGLGVVAGLVGAVVLLYFYPAVLGNFIESGNLRHSIRSVNDGGNLTAIEYRRGVAAVLTIVVGGVLFFWFLYDLLGVVALAFVGPVAFYTLLASHFVIGEIRNHLGVDTTASARTSGHQADDVVRGDPSPPTVLVKLVHLLSPERRTDPVATRHADRPDVDLYGVTFWEHRTRLDGLSVRLYRSLKRDHTWWLLLFFGAGSLAQMSYWVRETTAAGTDVVYVLVSWLPALVVALFIALRFGARPLPVRGLVGAVVLGAVASPWAWAINDQFRPLTGRGLIGRTLYFYGPTAVAVLGVSLLVLLLYAYSDRLTSVVDGAVYGAAVGLGHIMIENLNMVLSNPQFGSTIEVVAEQRAMVGPLAVVLMALLGYYVGLARFNPDRAGPIVVKGLLICIFLRGTYDVLYLTGYDLVVQNYRAISQSPVYTSLGDALPPVLWSEVPTLNEQRLFFVVAVSTVFAVTYLTLRRYRRFAREDVATAEEDDESETSTERPERKAVTTAYVEHAQVLLDAGMLTPEEFDSITRRL, translated from the coding sequence ATGCGTGGGAAGGTAGCACTCGACACAGTCCCGACAGCGAGCACGTTCAGTAGCCTTCTCCAGACCATCCTCAACGACACGTACGTTCGACTACTCCAGGCTGGACTGCGATACCCCCTCCGCTCGCAGTCGATGGGGAACTTCCTCCTCGGTGGGTTCCTGCTGTTTCCGATGGTCATCACCGCGGTTCCGGTTCTGGGGTACCTCATAGAGGGGGTTCAGCGGACCGTGTTCGAGGGCGCAGTTCGCGCCGACGAACCAGGGGAAGCGTCGGCCGTCGAGTCGAGGCGTGAGGTGGACCCCCCGTTTCCACCCGCCAGCCACCCCCGTGAGTGGCTCCGACTCGGTGTCGTCGGTCTGAAGGGCGTGGTCATCTCGGCCGTCTGCATCGTTTGGCCGTTCGCCGTCGTCTCCAGCACCGTGGCAGGTCCGCTCGAATCGTCGCTGGTCGGAACCGTCGAGAGCGGTGTCGCCGGACTCGGTGTCGTCGCCGGACTCGTCGGCGCCGTCGTCCTGCTGTACTTCTACCCGGCCGTCCTCGGGAACTTCATCGAGTCCGGCAACCTCCGCCACAGCATCCGGTCGGTGAACGACGGCGGGAACCTCACTGCTATCGAGTACCGCCGTGGGGTCGCCGCCGTCCTCACCATCGTCGTGGGCGGAGTGTTGTTCTTCTGGTTCCTGTACGACCTGCTCGGTGTCGTGGCGCTAGCGTTCGTCGGGCCGGTCGCGTTCTACACGCTCCTCGCGAGCCACTTCGTCATCGGGGAGATTCGGAACCATCTCGGAGTGGATACGACGGCTTCGGCGCGTACGAGTGGACACCAAGCCGACGACGTGGTCCGTGGCGACCCGTCTCCCCCGACAGTCCTCGTCAAACTCGTCCACCTCCTGAGCCCCGAGCGGCGGACGGATCCGGTCGCGACCCGGCACGCGGACCGCCCCGATGTCGACCTCTACGGCGTAACGTTCTGGGAGCACCGGACGCGCCTTGACGGGCTGAGTGTCCGCCTCTACCGCAGCCTCAAACGCGACCACACGTGGTGGCTCCTGCTGTTCTTCGGAGCGGGGTCACTCGCCCAGATGTCGTACTGGGTGCGCGAGACGACCGCCGCCGGAACCGACGTCGTCTACGTCCTCGTCTCGTGGCTCCCCGCGCTCGTCGTCGCGCTGTTCATCGCGCTTCGGTTCGGCGCGCGGCCTCTTCCCGTCCGCGGACTCGTCGGGGCAGTAGTGCTCGGAGCCGTCGCGAGTCCCTGGGCCTGGGCTATCAACGACCAGTTCCGGCCGCTCACCGGACGCGGACTCATCGGCAGGACGCTCTACTTCTACGGGCCGACCGCGGTCGCGGTGCTCGGGGTCTCACTGCTCGTACTGCTTCTCTACGCGTACAGTGACCGCCTCACGTCGGTCGTTGACGGGGCCGTCTACGGTGCTGCCGTCGGCCTCGGCCACATCATGATCGAGAACCTCAACATGGTGCTGTCGAACCCACAGTTCGGGTCCACTATCGAAGTCGTCGCCGAACAGCGAGCGATGGTCGGGCCGCTCGCCGTCGTGCTCATGGCGTTGCTCGGCTACTACGTCGGGCTGGCTCGCTTCAACCCCGACAGGGCAGGCCCGATCGTCGTCAAAGGGCTGCTGATCTGTATCTTCCTGCGCGGGACGTACGACGTGCTCTACCTCACGGGCTACGACCTGGTCGTCCAGAACTACCGGGCGATATCGCAGTCGCCAGTGTACACCTCGCTGGGGGACGCTCTCCCGCCGGTCCTCTGGTCTGAGGTCCCGACGCTGAACGAACAACGGCTGTTCTTCGTCGTCGCCGTCTCGACCGTCTTCGCCGTCACGTACCTGACGCTGCGTCGGTACCGCCGGTTCGCACGGGAGGACGTCGCGACGGCCGAAGAGGACGACGAGTCGGAGACGTCGACCGAACGACCTGAGCGGAAGGCGGTGACGACCGCGTACGTCGAACACGCACAGGTCCTCCTCGACGCCGGGATGCTCACTCCCGAGGAGTTCGACTCGATAACCAGACGACTGTGA
- a CDS encoding SHOCT domain-containing protein, producing the protein MATSNRLDSSTAIVLLLVALVALPLLWMGTMGLGGTMGYGGMMYGDRAGSGWWLLGALVQFLFLLLVLGGGYVVVRRLSGQSSDPALDELRRAYARGDLTEEEFETRRERLER; encoded by the coding sequence GTGGCGACCAGCAACCGCCTCGACTCGTCGACGGCCATCGTCCTCCTGCTCGTGGCGCTCGTGGCACTGCCGCTCCTCTGGATGGGGACGATGGGACTCGGCGGCACGATGGGCTACGGCGGGATGATGTACGGGGACCGCGCGGGCTCTGGCTGGTGGCTACTGGGGGCGCTCGTCCAGTTCCTGTTCCTCCTGCTCGTCCTCGGCGGGGGCTACGTCGTCGTTCGGCGACTGTCGGGACAGTCCAGCGACCCCGCTCTCGACGAACTCCGACGAGCGTACGCTCGCGGTGACCTCACCGAGGAGGAGTTCGAGACCCGACGGGAGCGACTCGAACGCTGA
- a CDS encoding DUF302 domain-containing protein, with amino-acid sequence MSYTLSVRPGGDFDEVVSATMDALEAEGFGVLCDIDVQATLAEKLDVDFRRYRILGACNPGLAHDGLTTEPELGALLPCNVVVHETDAGEVVVSAVDPDRLVGMADNPALDDIATDVHDRFERVLGTVEDEFESAEV; translated from the coding sequence ATGAGCTATACCCTGTCGGTACGTCCCGGCGGAGACTTCGACGAGGTCGTCTCGGCGACGATGGACGCACTCGAAGCGGAGGGGTTCGGCGTCCTCTGCGACATCGACGTCCAGGCGACGCTCGCCGAGAAACTCGACGTCGACTTCCGGCGCTACCGCATCCTGGGCGCGTGCAATCCGGGTCTCGCGCACGACGGCCTGACGACCGAACCCGAACTCGGTGCGCTCCTCCCGTGTAACGTCGTCGTCCACGAGACCGACGCCGGCGAGGTCGTGGTGAGCGCCGTCGACCCCGACCGGCTCGTCGGCATGGCCGACAACCCGGCGCTCGACGACATCGCGACGGACGTCCACGACCGCTTCGAGCGGGTTCTCGGCACCGTCGAGGACGAGTTCGAGTCGGCGGAGGTGTGA